The Serratia rhizosphaerae genome has a segment encoding these proteins:
- a CDS encoding LytR/AlgR family response regulator transcription factor, translating to MKAIIVEDEFLAQEELSYLIKQHSSITIEATFDDGLDVLKYLQNHQVDAIFLDINIPSLDGVLLAQNISKFAHRPAIIFITAYKEHAVEAFEIEAFDYILKPYHEARIVTMLQKLEALHQRSLNQPEQPQPAGRGGHSINLIKNDRIIVTDINDIYYAAADEKVTRVYTRREEFVMPMNISEFYARLPEEHFFRCHRSYCVNLAKIREIVPWFNNTYILRLSDLEFEVPVSRSKVKAFRQLMRL from the coding sequence ATGAAAGCCATCATTGTTGAAGATGAGTTTTTGGCGCAGGAAGAGCTGAGCTACCTGATCAAACAGCACAGCAGCATCACCATCGAGGCCACCTTCGATGACGGGCTGGATGTGCTGAAATACCTGCAAAATCATCAGGTGGACGCCATCTTCCTCGATATTAATATCCCGTCTCTCGACGGCGTGCTGCTGGCGCAGAACATCAGCAAGTTCGCCCACCGGCCGGCGATTATCTTTATCACCGCCTATAAAGAGCACGCGGTGGAAGCCTTTGAGATCGAAGCCTTCGACTATATCCTCAAGCCGTACCACGAGGCGCGTATCGTCACCATGCTGCAAAAGCTGGAGGCGCTGCACCAGCGTTCGCTGAACCAACCCGAACAGCCGCAGCCGGCCGGGCGCGGCGGCCACAGCATTAACCTGATAAAAAACGATCGCATCATCGTTACCGACATCAACGACATTTACTATGCGGCGGCCGATGAGAAGGTGACGCGGGTGTACACCCGCCGTGAAGAGTTTGTGATGCCGATGAACATCAGCGAGTTTTACGCCCGGCTGCCGGAAGAGCATTTCTTCCGCTGCCACCGCTCCTACTGCGTCAACCTGGCGAAAATCCGCGAAATCGTGCCCTGGTTTAACAACACCTATATTCTGCGGCTGAGCGACCTGGAGTTTGAGGTGCCGGTCAGCCGCAGCAAGGTTAAGGCGTTCCGCCAGCTGATGCGTCTGTAA
- a CDS encoding L-lactate MFS transporter encodes MRTKPVNRSLIVLGTIICQMGLGTIYTWSLFNQPLVDKFHWGLADVATTFSITSFFLAFSTLFAGKLQERFGIRNLTLAAGVLVGLGLIASAHASSLDMIYLLAGVVVGFAVGIAYISTLSNLIKWFPANKGLISGISVGAFGSGSLLFKYVNAALIANAGVSAAFFYWGVIVMALIVFGSLLLKEPAAAASNAAAQGDRSVNYSVRQMLATKEAYLLFAIFFSACMSGLYLIGIVKDMGVQLAGMDVATAANTVSAVAIFNTAGRIILGTLSDKVGRMRVISFTMLVTVLAIVALSAFTLSHSLFFLCVGAVAFCFGGNITVFPAIVGDFFGLKNHSKNYGIIYQGFGLGALAGSFIAKYFGGFHTTFMVIGVLSLLSLLITLFIKTPQPAIRAEQDEHQPAELVKA; translated from the coding sequence ATGAGAACAAAACCGGTAAATCGCAGCCTTATCGTTCTGGGCACCATCATCTGTCAGATGGGCCTGGGAACTATCTATACCTGGAGCCTGTTTAACCAGCCGCTGGTGGATAAATTCCACTGGGGCCTGGCGGATGTCGCCACCACGTTCTCCATCACCAGTTTCTTCCTGGCGTTTTCCACTCTGTTCGCCGGCAAATTGCAGGAACGCTTCGGCATCCGCAACCTGACGCTGGCCGCCGGCGTGCTGGTCGGGCTGGGGCTGATCGCCAGCGCCCACGCCAGCTCGCTGGATATGATTTATCTGCTGGCCGGCGTGGTGGTCGGTTTCGCCGTCGGCATCGCCTATATCTCCACCCTGTCCAACCTGATCAAGTGGTTCCCGGCCAACAAAGGGCTGATTTCCGGCATCTCCGTCGGCGCCTTCGGCAGCGGCAGCCTGCTGTTCAAATACGTTAACGCCGCGCTGATTGCCAATGCGGGCGTCTCCGCCGCCTTCTTCTACTGGGGCGTTATCGTAATGGCGTTAATCGTCTTCGGTTCGCTGCTGCTGAAAGAGCCGGCCGCCGCAGCCTCCAACGCAGCGGCGCAAGGTGACCGAAGCGTTAACTACAGCGTGCGCCAAATGCTGGCGACCAAAGAAGCCTACCTGCTGTTTGCCATTTTCTTCTCCGCCTGTATGAGCGGCCTGTATCTGATCGGCATCGTCAAGGATATGGGGGTACAGTTGGCCGGAATGGATGTTGCCACCGCCGCCAACACCGTCTCCGCCGTGGCGATTTTCAACACCGCCGGCCGTATTATTCTCGGCACCCTGTCGGATAAAGTCGGCCGGATGCGCGTCATCAGCTTTACCATGCTGGTCACCGTGCTGGCGATTGTCGCCCTGAGCGCCTTTACCCTCAGCCACAGCCTGTTCTTCCTGTGCGTCGGCGCCGTCGCCTTCTGCTTCGGCGGCAATATCACCGTATTCCCGGCGATTGTCGGCGACTTCTTCGGCCTGAAAAACCACAGCAAAAATTACGGCATCATCTATCAGGGCTTCGGACTGGGCGCGCTGGCCGGCTCGTTTATCGCCAAATACTTCGGCGGCTTCCACACCACCTTTATGGTGATTGGCGTCCTGTCGCTGCTGTCCCTGCTGATTACGCTGTTTATCAAAACGCCGCAGCCGGCCATCAGGGCCGAGCAGGACGAACACCAACCGGCGGAACTGGTCAAAGCCTGA
- the glk gene encoding glucokinase: MTYALVGDVGGTNARLALCSKETGEISRAKTYSGLEFDSLEAAIRQYLQEHQLEVQDACIAIACPVTEDWVAMTNHTWAFSIKQMKANLGLAHLEVINDFTAVSMAIPMLTDADVLQFGGGQAQQDKPIAVYGAGTGLGVAHLIHVNRQWVSLPGEGGHVDFAPNSEEEDIILETLRAEMGHVSAERVLSGPGLVNLYRAIVKSDDRLPENLAPKDITERALADSCIDCRRALSLFCVILGRFGGNLALTLGTFGGVYIAGGIVPRFMEFFKASGFRAAFEDKGRFKDYVQGIPVFMITHAQPGLLGAGAHLRQTLGIEL, translated from the coding sequence ATGACATATGCCCTCGTGGGTGACGTTGGCGGCACCAATGCCCGTCTGGCGCTGTGCTCGAAAGAGACGGGAGAAATCAGTAGGGCGAAAACCTACTCCGGCCTGGAGTTTGACAGCCTGGAAGCGGCGATCCGCCAATATCTGCAGGAGCATCAGTTGGAAGTGCAGGACGCCTGCATCGCCATCGCCTGCCCGGTGACGGAAGACTGGGTGGCGATGACCAATCACACCTGGGCATTTTCGATCAAACAGATGAAGGCGAACCTGGGGCTGGCGCACCTGGAAGTCATCAACGACTTCACCGCAGTGTCGATGGCGATTCCGATGCTGACGGACGCCGACGTGCTGCAGTTTGGCGGCGGTCAGGCGCAGCAGGATAAGCCGATTGCCGTTTACGGCGCCGGCACCGGGCTGGGGGTGGCGCATCTGATCCACGTCAATCGCCAGTGGGTGAGCCTGCCGGGCGAAGGCGGCCACGTAGACTTCGCGCCCAACAGCGAAGAAGAGGACATCATTCTGGAAACGCTGCGGGCGGAGATGGGCCATGTTTCGGCGGAGCGCGTGTTGTCCGGGCCGGGGCTGGTTAACCTGTACCGGGCGATCGTCAAATCAGACGACCGGCTGCCGGAGAACCTGGCGCCGAAAGATATTACCGAACGCGCGTTGGCCGACAGCTGTATCGACTGCCGCCGCGCGCTGTCGCTGTTTTGCGTGATTCTGGGGCGTTTCGGCGGCAACCTGGCGCTGACGCTGGGCACCTTCGGCGGCGTTTATATCGCCGGTGGCATCGTGCCGCGCTTTATGGAATTCTTTAAAGCCTCTGGTTTCCGTGCGGCGTTTGAGGACAAGGGGCGCTTTAAGGATTACGTGCAGGGGATCCCGGTGTTTATGATTACCCATGCGCAGCCGGGCCTGCTGGGCGCCGGCGCCCACCTGCGCCAGACGCTGGGGATTGAGCTGTAA
- a CDS encoding alpha-keto acid decarboxylase family protein yields the protein MNAHYTVADYLLDRLAQIGIRHLFGVPGDYNLHFLDHVIDHPQIRWVGCANELNAAYAADGYARCQPAAALLTTFGVGELSAVNGIAGSYAEYLPVIHLVGAPMLRAQRAGEMLHHTLGDGDFGHFARMAQEVTAAQASLTLDNAKAEIDRLLSVALTERRPVYLLLPGDVAQAPLTPPLSPLRLPAFHSAPEALAGFIAAACELLQPARHVTLVADFLAERFGARQALAQWMDEVPLPHATLLMGKSVLDETHTGFIGTYSGAASDPLVRQRVEEADATILVGVRLTDTITAGFSQRLTAEKCIDIQPFAACVGRQTFSPLAMHDAVQALHQLTMSLNGQWPPLAVSRPELPAAEGDKLDQHALWRQLQAFLQPGDAIIADQGTACFGAAALSLPQGCLFINQPLWGSIGYTLPAAFGVQTAQPDRRVVLLIGDGAAQLTIQELGSLLRDDLKPVILLLNNGGYTVERAIHGPQQRYNDIAAWDWCALPQALGSATASTVRRVSTPQQLQSALQTAGNSGRLALIEVLLPPMDVPELLNSISQAIQLRNDAA from the coding sequence ATGAACGCCCACTACACGGTAGCTGATTATCTTCTCGATCGTCTGGCGCAGATAGGCATCCGCCATCTTTTTGGCGTGCCGGGCGATTACAACCTGCATTTTCTGGATCATGTGATCGATCACCCGCAAATCCGCTGGGTAGGCTGCGCCAATGAGCTGAACGCCGCCTACGCGGCCGATGGCTATGCGCGTTGTCAGCCGGCCGCGGCGTTGCTGACCACCTTCGGCGTGGGTGAGTTGAGCGCCGTCAACGGCATTGCGGGCAGCTATGCCGAGTATCTGCCGGTCATTCACCTGGTGGGGGCGCCGATGCTGCGCGCCCAGCGTGCCGGAGAGATGCTGCACCATACGCTGGGAGACGGTGACTTCGGCCACTTTGCGCGCATGGCGCAAGAGGTGACGGCGGCGCAGGCCAGCCTGACGCTGGACAACGCCAAGGCGGAAATTGACCGCCTGCTGAGCGTGGCATTAACCGAACGGCGACCGGTTTATCTGCTGCTGCCGGGCGACGTGGCGCAGGCGCCGTTGACGCCGCCGCTATCGCCGCTGAGGTTACCGGCGTTTCATTCGGCGCCGGAGGCGCTGGCCGGGTTTATTGCCGCCGCGTGCGAGTTGCTGCAGCCGGCGCGCCACGTCACGCTGGTGGCGGATTTTCTCGCCGAGCGCTTTGGCGCACGGCAGGCGTTGGCGCAGTGGATGGATGAAGTCCCTTTGCCGCATGCAACCTTGCTGATGGGCAAAAGCGTGCTGGATGAAACCCATACCGGGTTTATCGGCACCTACAGCGGCGCGGCCAGCGATCCGCTGGTCAGGCAGCGGGTGGAAGAGGCGGATGCGACCATACTGGTCGGCGTGCGCTTAACCGACACCATCACCGCCGGTTTCAGCCAGCGGTTAACGGCGGAAAAATGTATCGATATCCAGCCGTTCGCCGCCTGCGTCGGCCGGCAGACCTTCAGCCCGCTGGCGATGCATGATGCGGTACAGGCGCTGCATCAGCTGACGATGTCGCTGAACGGGCAGTGGCCGCCGCTGGCCGTGAGTCGCCCGGAATTACCTGCCGCTGAGGGCGATAAACTGGATCAGCACGCACTTTGGCGTCAGCTGCAGGCATTTTTGCAACCCGGTGACGCGATCATTGCCGATCAGGGCACCGCCTGTTTTGGCGCGGCGGCGCTTAGCCTGCCGCAGGGTTGCCTGTTTATCAATCAGCCGCTGTGGGGGTCGATCGGCTACACCCTGCCGGCGGCGTTTGGCGTGCAGACGGCGCAGCCGGATCGTCGGGTGGTGCTGCTGATCGGCGACGGCGCCGCGCAGCTGACGATCCAGGAGTTGGGATCGCTACTGCGTGACGATCTCAAACCGGTGATTTTGCTGCTGAATAATGGCGGTTATACCGTCGAACGCGCCATCCATGGGCCGCAACAGCGCTATAACGATATCGCCGCCTGGGACTGGTGCGCGCTGCCGCAGGCGTTAGGGTCGGCAACGGCCAGCACGGTGCGGCGGGTCAGTACGCCGCAGCAGCTGCAGAGCGCGCTGCAGACGGCCGGCAACAGCGGGCGGCTGGCGTTGATTGAGGTGCTGCTGCCGCCGATGGATGTGCCGGAACTGCTGAACAGCATCTCGCAGGCGATTCAATTACGCAATGATGCCGCCTAG
- a CDS encoding sensor histidine kinase: MLLAVFDRAALMLICLFFLTRTRLFRQLLQKEEHTPLELAAVTAIFSLFALFSTYSGINVEGSLVNVRVIAIMAGGILFGPWVGVVTGIIAGVHRYLIDIDGITSVPCLITSIIAGISAAYINLKVKKERRWRIGILGGMLCESLTMLLIVLWASPTELGLEIVAQIALPMILGTVCIGLIVLLVQSVEDEKEVIAARQAKLALDIARKTLPYFRNFNSESLTTICDIIRHDIQADAVAMTDTQSVLAYVGVGEEHYPVGRESLSRVTRESIRHGKIIIKNNHESPATPQIHSQLVIPLWEKGEVSGTLKIYYCHAHQITNTLKVMAVGLSQIISTQMEVSRIEQLRQMADKAEMRALQSKINPHFLFNALNAISSLIRLNPDTARQLIINLSRYLRYNLELNDEPIDIRKELHQVQDYIAIEQARFGDKLTVIYDIDDDIALRIPSLLIQPLVENAIVHGIQPCRGKGVVVIAVKDHGERIRISVKDTGHGISQSVIDRVARNEMPGNHIGLLNVHHRVSLLYGAGLKIRRLEPGTEIAFYITKDGGKRRPAAEQPAEEA, from the coding sequence ATGCTGTTAGCGGTATTCGATCGTGCCGCGCTGATGTTAATTTGCCTGTTCTTCCTGACGCGCACCCGGCTGTTCCGCCAGCTGCTGCAAAAAGAGGAGCACACGCCGCTGGAACTGGCGGCGGTCACCGCCATATTCTCGCTGTTCGCGCTGTTCAGCACCTATTCCGGCATCAACGTCGAAGGTTCGCTGGTCAACGTGCGGGTGATCGCCATTATGGCCGGCGGCATCCTGTTCGGGCCGTGGGTCGGCGTCGTCACCGGCATTATCGCCGGCGTGCACCGCTATCTGATCGATATCGACGGCATTACCTCGGTGCCCTGTCTGATCACCAGCATCATCGCCGGCATCAGCGCCGCCTATATCAACCTGAAGGTGAAAAAAGAGCGTCGCTGGCGTATCGGCATTCTCGGCGGCATGCTGTGCGAAAGCCTGACCATGCTGCTGATCGTCCTGTGGGCGTCGCCGACCGAGCTGGGGCTGGAGATCGTGGCGCAAATCGCCCTGCCGATGATCCTCGGCACGGTGTGCATCGGCCTGATCGTGCTGCTGGTGCAGAGCGTCGAGGATGAAAAAGAGGTGATCGCCGCACGTCAGGCCAAGCTGGCGCTGGATATCGCCCGTAAAACGCTGCCCTATTTCCGCAACTTCAACAGCGAATCGCTGACCACCATCTGCGATATTATCCGCCACGATATTCAGGCCGATGCGGTGGCGATGACCGATACCCAAAGCGTACTGGCCTACGTCGGCGTCGGCGAGGAGCACTATCCGGTCGGGCGGGAAAGCCTCAGCCGGGTGACGCGGGAAAGCATCCGCCACGGCAAAATTATCATCAAGAACAATCACGAAAGCCCCGCCACGCCGCAGATCCACTCGCAGTTGGTGATCCCGCTGTGGGAAAAGGGCGAAGTCAGCGGCACGCTGAAAATCTACTACTGCCACGCACACCAGATCACCAATACCCTGAAGGTGATGGCGGTCGGCCTGTCACAGATTATCTCCACCCAAATGGAGGTGTCCCGCATTGAGCAGTTGCGCCAAATGGCGGACAAGGCCGAAATGCGCGCGCTGCAGAGCAAAATCAACCCGCACTTTCTGTTTAATGCGCTGAACGCCATCTCTTCGTTGATCCGCCTGAACCCGGACACCGCGCGCCAGCTGATTATCAACCTGTCGCGCTACCTGCGCTATAACCTGGAGCTGAACGACGAGCCGATTGACATCCGCAAAGAGCTGCATCAGGTGCAGGACTATATCGCCATTGAACAGGCGCGCTTCGGCGATAAACTGACGGTGATCTACGATATCGACGACGATATCGCGCTGCGCATTCCCAGCCTGCTGATCCAGCCGCTGGTGGAGAACGCCATCGTGCACGGCATTCAGCCCTGCCGCGGCAAAGGCGTGGTGGTGATTGCGGTCAAGGACCACGGTGAGCGCATCCGCATTTCGGTAAAAGACACCGGCCACGGCATCAGCCAGTCGGTGATCGACCGCGTGGCGCGCAACGAAATGCCGGGCAACCATATCGGCCTGCTCAATGTGCACCACCGCGTCTCGCTGCTGTACGGCGCCGGGCTGAAGATTCGCCGTCTGGAGCCAGGCACCGAAATTGCGTTTTATATCACTAAAGACGGCGGCAAACGGCGCCCGGCCGCCGAACAGCCGGCAGAAGAAGCGTGA
- a CDS encoding DUF2502 domain-containing protein produces the protein MFKPLLLAAVFVAATVPMAPQAQADGLSIDLLPGVSLRIGDQDRRGNYWDGYDWRDRDWWESHRGRELGERSRRGYYWDGYRWRDHDYWRKHYYYHDGRYRKYDKHEYKRYKKYQKEREKEYRKYQKERDKEYKKYQKERYKEYKHHHRHHHDD, from the coding sequence ATGTTCAAACCTCTGCTACTGGCCGCCGTTTTCGTGGCCGCGACCGTTCCCATGGCGCCACAGGCGCAGGCGGACGGCTTGAGTATCGATTTACTCCCCGGCGTTTCTCTACGTATCGGCGATCAGGACCGACGCGGCAACTATTGGGACGGCTATGACTGGCGTGACCGCGACTGGTGGGAGAGCCATCGCGGCCGAGAGTTGGGCGAACGCAGCCGGCGCGGCTACTACTGGGATGGTTATCGCTGGCGCGACCACGATTACTGGCGCAAACATTACTACTACCATGACGGACGCTATCGTAAATACGATAAGCACGAGTACAAAAGGTACAAGAAATACCAGAAAGAGCGCGAAAAAGAGTACAGGAAGTACCAAAAGGAACGTGATAAAGAATATAAAAAATACCAGAAAGAACGCTACAAAGAGTATAAGCACCACCATCGTCACCACCA
- a CDS encoding multidrug/biocide efflux PACE transporter: protein MQLQNKSFSERIVHAVGFEAIAVMICAPIGSWILGRSMAQVGALAVMLSSVAMLWNIVYNAGFDRLWPANRIVRNLKVRMLHATGFEAGFILIGVPIAAFMLNLTLVQAFMLELGFFLFFLPYTVLYNWAYDALRQRWIAARLAVK, encoded by the coding sequence ATGCAACTGCAAAACAAGTCTTTTAGCGAACGTATCGTCCACGCGGTGGGATTTGAAGCGATCGCCGTCATGATCTGCGCACCGATTGGTTCGTGGATCCTGGGCCGTTCCATGGCGCAGGTTGGCGCTTTGGCGGTGATGCTCTCCAGCGTTGCCATGCTGTGGAACATCGTGTACAACGCGGGGTTCGACCGCCTGTGGCCGGCGAACCGGATAGTACGCAACCTGAAAGTGCGGATGCTGCACGCGACCGGTTTTGAGGCCGGTTTTATCCTGATTGGCGTGCCGATCGCCGCCTTTATGCTGAACCTGACGCTGGTGCAGGCTTTTATGCTGGAATTAGGCTTTTTCCTGTTCTTCCTGCCGTATACCGTATTGTATAACTGGGCCTATGACGCGCTGCGTCAGCGCTGGATCGCGGCTCGGCTGGCGGTGAAATAA
- a CDS encoding DUF2502 domain-containing protein — protein MKKRALLLAALLALLALPLVSQAGIFINVTPDSAWRVGDRDHRGHYWDGHRWREARWWRAHHRDYRPPRHYREHDRPPHRADFRQREWHHHHDHHHRG, from the coding sequence ATGAAAAAAAGAGCACTATTATTGGCGGCGCTACTGGCGCTACTGGCGCTGCCGCTGGTGAGCCAGGCCGGAATTTTTATTAACGTCACCCCGGACAGCGCATGGCGCGTCGGCGACCGTGACCACCGCGGCCACTACTGGGATGGCCACCGCTGGCGCGAGGCGCGCTGGTGGCGTGCACATCACCGCGATTACCGGCCGCCGCGCCACTACCGCGAGCACGACCGTCCGCCGCACCGGGCGGATTTCCGTCAGCGGGAATGGCATCACCACCACGATCACCATCACCGCGGCTAA
- a CDS encoding aldo/keto reductase translates to MAYQADDSRYQHMHYQRCGRSGLQLPAIALGLWHNFGEVSSLDNARRLVQQAFDLGITHFDLANNYGPPPGAAEESFGRMLQSDLRPYRDELIISTKAGYTMWPGPYGDWGSKKYLVASLDQSLRRLGLEYVDIFYHHRPDPHTPLEETMAALDLLVRQGKALYIGLSNYPAQRASEAFAILQRLGTPCLIHQPKYSLFERDAETQLFDTLQQHGVGCIAFSPLAGGILTDRYLQGIPQDSRAASGSQFLRPEQLTDERLDKVRRLNQLALQRGQKLSQMALAWVLRHQAVTSVLIGASKTAQIEDAVGMLAHRDFSQEELTLIEQILM, encoded by the coding sequence ATGGCTTATCAGGCGGACGATTCCCGTTATCAACATATGCACTACCAGCGCTGCGGGCGCAGCGGCCTGCAGTTGCCGGCCATTGCGCTGGGCCTGTGGCACAACTTCGGTGAAGTATCCTCGCTGGATAACGCGCGCCGGCTGGTGCAACAGGCTTTCGACCTGGGGATTACCCATTTCGATCTGGCCAATAATTACGGCCCGCCGCCCGGCGCCGCCGAGGAAAGTTTTGGCCGTATGCTGCAAAGCGATCTGCGTCCATACCGCGATGAGCTGATTATTTCGACCAAAGCCGGCTATACCATGTGGCCTGGCCCCTACGGCGACTGGGGATCCAAAAAGTACCTGGTCGCCAGCCTTGACCAGAGCCTGCGCCGTCTGGGGCTGGAGTATGTCGATATTTTTTATCACCATCGGCCGGACCCGCATACCCCGCTGGAAGAAACTATGGCGGCGCTGGATTTGCTGGTGCGTCAGGGCAAGGCGCTGTATATCGGCCTGTCGAACTATCCGGCACAGCGCGCCAGCGAAGCGTTTGCCATCCTGCAGCGGCTGGGCACGCCCTGCCTGATCCATCAGCCGAAATACTCCCTGTTTGAACGCGATGCAGAGACGCAATTGTTCGATACCCTGCAGCAGCACGGCGTCGGCTGCATCGCCTTTTCTCCCCTGGCGGGCGGCATTCTGACCGATCGCTATCTGCAGGGGATTCCGCAAGATTCGCGCGCCGCCAGCGGCAGCCAGTTCCTGCGCCCCGAGCAGCTGACTGATGAACGGTTAGACAAAGTGCGCCGCCTGAATCAGCTTGCGCTGCAACGGGGACAGAAGCTGTCGCAGATGGCGCTGGCCTGGGTGCTGCGGCATCAAGCCGTCACGTCGGTGCTGATTGGCGCCAGCAAAACGGCGCAGATAGAGGATGCGGTCGGCATGCTGGCGCATCGCGACTTTAGCCAGGAAGAGCTGACGCTGATCGAACAGATATTAATGTAA
- a CDS encoding LysR family transcriptional regulator has protein sequence MRYSPEALLAFVEAAALGSFSAAARKLKKSQSTISTAIANLEADLDLILFDRQSRQPTLTVAGHKVLGHVQEILAASERLDALSIRLADKIEPRLTIVFSDTYQPSYHESLMAQFEQRYQDIELECMVGEGEDVLDLLQSGRAHLGMLAVQPDYPSDIAAARLPERTEMGIFVSRQHPLASVAHPTQEQLASTRQLYLNSYINNRNKPQGRVWSAPSYLMLLEMAEQGFGWAILPHWLVKQYDHGHLTELQPRGWPMLISVDAVWSKLTPPGPAGFWLLEHLLSGSSG, from the coding sequence ATGCGCTACTCTCCCGAAGCCTTATTGGCGTTTGTTGAAGCCGCGGCGCTCGGTTCATTTTCCGCCGCCGCCCGTAAGCTGAAGAAAAGCCAGTCAACCATCAGCACCGCCATCGCCAATCTGGAGGCAGATCTCGATTTAATTCTGTTCGACCGACAGTCCCGTCAGCCGACGCTGACCGTCGCCGGCCATAAAGTGCTGGGGCACGTACAGGAGATTCTGGCCGCCAGCGAACGGCTGGACGCCCTGAGCATCCGCCTGGCGGACAAGATCGAGCCGCGGCTGACCATCGTCTTTTCCGATACCTATCAGCCGAGTTATCACGAAAGCCTGATGGCGCAGTTTGAACAGCGCTATCAGGATATTGAGCTGGAATGCATGGTTGGCGAAGGGGAGGACGTGCTGGACTTACTGCAGAGCGGTCGCGCCCATCTGGGGATGCTGGCGGTGCAGCCGGACTACCCGTCAGATATCGCGGCGGCGCGGCTGCCGGAGCGCACCGAAATGGGCATTTTCGTCTCTCGTCAGCATCCGCTGGCCAGCGTCGCCCATCCTACGCAGGAGCAGCTCGCCAGCACCCGGCAGCTGTATCTCAACAGCTATATCAACAACCGAAACAAGCCGCAGGGACGCGTCTGGTCGGCCCCCAGCTATCTGATGCTGCTGGAGATGGCGGAACAGGGATTTGGCTGGGCGATACTGCCGCACTGGCTGGTGAAGCAATACGACCACGGCCACCTGACCGAACTGCAGCCACGCGGCTGGCCGATGCTGATCTCCGTGGATGCGGTCTGGTCAAAACTGACCCCGCCGGGGCCGGCGGGGTTCTGGCTGCTGGAACATCTGCTGAGTGGTTCTTCAGGCTAG
- a CDS encoding aspartate/glutamate racemase family protein, producing the protein MKVLGLLGGMSWESTIPYYRMINEQVKTQLGGLHSAKIVLYSVDFHEVEQLQHRGDWEGAGRLLAQAATALRAAGAEAIAICTNTMHKVADVVEQASGLPLIHIADATAQQVRQQNIRRVGLLGTRFTMEQDFYRGRLQEKFGIEVVTPVAADRDSVHRIIYEELCLGHIHVASREEYRRIISDLEQQGAQGIIFGCTEIGLLVGPQDASVPVFDTTAIHARAAAEYILAR; encoded by the coding sequence ATGAAAGTGCTGGGACTGTTGGGCGGGATGAGCTGGGAATCCACCATTCCTTATTACCGCATGATCAATGAGCAGGTGAAAACGCAGCTGGGCGGTTTGCACTCGGCGAAAATCGTGTTGTACAGCGTTGATTTCCATGAAGTCGAGCAGCTGCAGCATCGCGGCGACTGGGAAGGCGCCGGGCGGCTGCTGGCGCAGGCGGCGACGGCGCTGCGTGCAGCGGGCGCCGAAGCGATAGCAATCTGCACCAATACCATGCATAAAGTGGCGGATGTGGTGGAGCAGGCCAGCGGCCTGCCGCTGATCCATATCGCCGACGCCACGGCGCAGCAGGTACGCCAGCAAAATATCCGCCGCGTCGGGCTGCTGGGAACGCGTTTTACCATGGAGCAGGATTTTTATCGCGGGCGGCTGCAGGAGAAATTCGGCATTGAAGTGGTGACGCCGGTGGCGGCGGATCGCGACAGCGTGCACCGTATTATCTATGAGGAGCTGTGCCTGGGCCACATTCATGTCGCCTCGCGCGAGGAATACCGACGCATTATCAGCGATCTGGAACAGCAAGGCGCGCAGGGGATTATTTTCGGCTGTACGGAAATCGGCCTATTGGTCGGCCCGCAGGATGCCTCGGTGCCGGTGTTTGACACCACGGCGATTCATGCGCGCGCCGCGGCGGAGTATATACTGGCGCGTTAG